A single Streptococcus thermophilus DNA region contains:
- a CDS encoding VirB4-like conjugal transfer ATPase, CD1110 family, which yields MKKTNRSMKPKTSSKHKKTRKPKEEVLPTTVNTLLYQGLFPNGLMQVTPDYFSQSYLLGDVNYQTVGLEDKGAIMETYSDLINSLDDKTNFQLTIFNQRVNLDKFRKGVLYPFHEDGYDTYREELNRIMENNLEAGENNFSAVKLISFGKSDQNPKLAYRSLSQIGEYFKSGFSEIDANFTLLSGESRVNHLADMLRGENHLPFTYQDLVRSGQTTKHFIAPTSLSFKHKNYVEIDDKLLQIVYVRDYGMELGDKFLRELMQSDLEVMISLHAKGSAKSEAMTKLRTKKTLMESQKIGEQQKMARSGVYLEKVSQVLESNIDEADELIKTMTQTGDKLFDTLFLIGVFADNEDQLKHSLDIIKQVAGSNDLVIDNLTYMQEAAFNSLLPFGKNYLKGVSRSLLTSNIAVNSPWTSVDLQDKGGKFYGINQISSNLITIDRGKLNTPSGLILGTSGAGKGMATKHEIISTKLKEEESDTEIIIVDPENEYSIIGQAFGGESIDIAPDSTTFLNVLDLSNDNMDEDPIKVKSEFLLSWIGKLLDRKIDGREKSLIDRVTRLTYKHFATPSLVEWVFVLSKQPEQEAKDLALDMELYVEGSLNIFSQRTNIKTDSHFLIYNVKKLGDELKQIALMVIFDQIWNRVVKNQKLGKKTWIYFDEMQLLLLDKYASDFFFKLWSRVRKYGAIPTGITQNVETLLLDANGRRIIANSEFMILLKQAKSDREELVHLLGLSKELEKYLVNPEKGAGLIKAGSTVVPFRNIIPLQTQLFDIMSTDPEKMRGES from the coding sequence GTGAAAAAAACAAATCGCTCAATGAAACCAAAGACCTCTTCTAAACACAAGAAGACACGTAAACCAAAAGAAGAAGTGCTGCCAACAACTGTTAATACGCTTCTTTACCAAGGCCTTTTTCCTAATGGTCTCATGCAAGTCACCCCAGATTATTTTTCCCAGTCCTATCTTTTAGGGGATGTCAATTACCAAACGGTGGGACTTGAAGATAAGGGAGCGATTATGGAAACCTATTCAGACTTGATTAACAGTTTGGATGACAAGACCAATTTCCAACTCACTATTTTTAACCAAAGGGTCAACTTGGATAAATTTAGAAAGGGTGTCTTGTATCCTTTTCATGAGGATGGGTATGATACCTATCGTGAAGAACTCAATCGTATCATGGAGAATAACTTAGAAGCTGGTGAAAATAACTTTTCAGCGGTTAAGCTCATTTCTTTTGGGAAGTCAGACCAAAATCCGAAACTCGCTTATCGTTCACTGTCTCAGATTGGAGAATACTTCAAGAGTGGTTTTTCTGAAATAGATGCGAACTTTACCCTCCTCAGTGGAGAAAGCCGTGTGAATCACTTAGCTGATATGTTGCGAGGGGAAAATCATTTGCCCTTTACTTATCAAGACCTGGTGCGTTCAGGACAAACAACCAAGCACTTTATTGCCCCAACCAGTTTATCTTTCAAACATAAGAATTATGTAGAGATTGACGATAAACTGCTTCAGATTGTCTATGTTCGTGACTATGGGATGGAGTTGGGAGATAAGTTCTTACGAGAACTCATGCAGTCGGACTTGGAAGTGATGATTAGTCTTCATGCCAAAGGATCAGCCAAGTCAGAAGCAATGACCAAACTCCGCACTAAGAAGACATTGATGGAATCTCAAAAAATTGGGGAACAACAAAAGATGGCACGTTCTGGAGTGTATCTTGAAAAGGTTAGTCAGGTCTTAGAAAGTAACATTGATGAAGCCGATGAGTTGATTAAAACCATGACACAAACAGGTGACAAGCTCTTTGACACCCTTTTTCTGATTGGAGTCTTTGCGGATAACGAAGACCAGTTGAAACACTCCCTTGATATTATCAAACAAGTGGCAGGTTCTAATGACCTTGTGATTGATAATCTGACCTATATGCAAGAAGCTGCCTTTAATAGCTTATTGCCATTTGGCAAGAACTACCTTAAGGGTGTGTCTCGGTCTCTTTTGACCTCAAACATTGCCGTGAACTCCCCTTGGACCTCTGTTGACCTACAAGATAAGGGAGGGAAATTTTATGGGATAAACCAGATTTCAAGTAATCTCATCACCATTGACCGTGGGAAACTCAATACCCCATCAGGATTGATTCTAGGAACTTCAGGTGCAGGTAAGGGGATGGCAACTAAGCATGAAATCATCTCAACCAAGTTAAAAGAAGAAGAGAGTGATACCGAAATCATCATTGTAGACCCTGAAAATGAGTACAGTATCATTGGTCAAGCCTTTGGTGGGGAAAGTATTGACATTGCGCCTGACTCTACCACTTTCTTAAACGTTTTAGACTTATCCAATGACAATATGGATGAAGACCCTATTAAGGTCAAATCTGAATTTCTACTGTCTTGGATTGGGAAACTCTTAGACCGGAAAATAGACGGTCGAGAAAAGTCCCTAATTGACCGTGTAACACGACTAACTTATAAGCATTTTGCCACACCATCTCTCGTGGAATGGGTCTTTGTTCTCTCTAAACAGCCTGAACAAGAAGCCAAGGACTTAGCCCTTGATATGGAGCTTTATGTGGAAGGGTCACTCAATATTTTCTCACAACGAACTAATATTAAAACGGATAGCCATTTCCTCATTTACAATGTCAAAAAGTTAGGGGATGAGTTGAAGCAGATTGCCCTCATGGTCATCTTTGACCAGATTTGGAATCGTGTGGTTAAAAACCAAAAACTTGGCAAGAAGACCTGGATTTACTTTGATGAAATGCAGCTTCTGTTGTTGGATAAGTACGCTTCTGATTTCTTCTTCAAATTATGGAGCCGTGTCCGTAAGTATGGCGCCATTCCAACAGGCATTACTCAAAACGTAGAAACCTTACTTCTTGATGCCAACGGCAGACGTATTATCGCTAATAGCGAGTTCATGATACTTCTAAAACAAGCTAAAAGTGACAGAGAAGAGTTGGTTCATCTTTTGGGCCTATCTAAGGAGCTTGAGAAATATTTGGTTAACCCAGAAAAGGGAGCTGGATTGATTAAGGCAGGCTCAACGGTTGTTCCCTTTAGAAATATAATCCCACTTCAAACCCAACTCTTTGACATCATGAGTACCGATCCAGAAAAGATGAGGGGTGAATCATGA
- a CDS encoding type IV toxin-antitoxin system AbiEi family antitoxin domain-containing protein, translating to MDLLEKPVYNYIKKNHGVITFRDIEELNFSYQQLNQLVSKGKVESIERGIYHLPDTYIDDFFSLQYRFPKGIYSLETALWLHGLSLTVPFEPVMTFPFGTNTRLMKEAGVKPIVARNHHEIGIIKLERQAGQFISVYDMERTLVECLRTAYHVDVQVIAPAFQTYFKKGAVNYAKLYHYAQLFKVTEKLQSYVEVLS from the coding sequence GTGGATTTGTTAGAGAAACCTGTCTATAATTACATAAAAAAAAATCATGGAGTTATAACTTTTCGTGATATAGAAGAGCTTAACTTTTCTTACCAACAACTGAATCAATTGGTCTCAAAAGGTAAAGTGGAATCAATTGAAAGAGGGATTTATCATCTACCTGATACCTATATTGATGATTTCTTTAGTTTACAGTATCGTTTTCCAAAAGGAATTTATTCCTTAGAAACAGCACTATGGTTACATGGCCTTTCCCTCACTGTTCCATTTGAACCTGTGATGACTTTTCCTTTTGGGACGAACACGAGGCTAATGAAAGAAGCTGGTGTTAAGCCGATTGTTGCTAGAAATCATCATGAAATCGGTATTATAAAACTAGAGCGACAGGCTGGACAGTTTATCTCAGTATATGATATGGAACGAACTTTGGTAGAGTGTTTGAGAACAGCCTATCATGTTGATGTTCAAGTCATTGCTCCAGCGTTTCAAACTTACTTTAAAAAAGGAGCTGTGAATTATGCCAAGTTGTACCACTATGCACAACTATTTAAAGTCACTGAAAAGCTACAATCTTATGTGGAGGTCTTGTCGTGA
- a CDS encoding SAG1252 family conjugative relaxosome accessory protein, with protein sequence MSEQYRDIRKEVNLNADELKQIEKMMEVDSYRHFSPFVRDKILMTDDKQLAAKEWFSLWQSQKFEQISRDVHEVLIIARENHQVTQEHVSILLTCVQELIAEVNQAQLLSREFREKYMR encoded by the coding sequence ATGTCTGAACAGTACCGTGACATTCGAAAAGAAGTAAATCTAAACGCTGATGAGCTAAAACAGATTGAAAAAATGATGGAGGTTGATAGTTATCGTCACTTTTCACCATTTGTGAGAGACAAAATTTTGATGACTGATGATAAACAGTTAGCTGCCAAAGAATGGTTCTCTCTTTGGCAATCTCAAAAGTTTGAGCAGATTAGTCGAGATGTGCATGAGGTTTTGATTATCGCAAGAGAGAATCACCAAGTGACTCAAGAACACGTGTCAATCTTATTGACCTGTGTTCAAGAATTGATTGCGGAAGTCAATCAAGCCCAGCTACTCAGTCGTGAGTTTCGTGAAAAATACATGAGATAG
- the mobC gene encoding plasmid mobilization relaxosome protein MobC translates to MVYRYRTNLKKVFLTDSELHKLNERIARSDCQNFSVYARKVLLNPNMSFITINTDIYDQLVFELRRIGNNINQIARAINQSHLISQNQLQELSKGVGELIKEVDREFQVEVKRLKEFHGSH, encoded by the coding sequence ATGGTTTATCGTTATCGTACCAATCTCAAAAAAGTATTTCTAACAGATTCAGAGTTACATAAATTGAATGAACGAATTGCTAGGAGCGATTGTCAAAATTTCTCAGTCTATGCCAGAAAAGTTTTGCTTAATCCAAACATGTCATTTATAACAATTAACACGGATATCTATGACCAGTTGGTTTTTGAATTGAGGCGGATTGGAAATAACATCAATCAAATTGCGCGTGCTATTAACCAAAGCCATCTGATTTCTCAGAACCAGTTACAAGAATTGAGTAAAGGAGTCGGAGAGTTAATTAAGGAAGTGGATAGAGAATTTCAAGTGGAAGTGAAAAGACTGAAGGAGTTTCATGGTAGTCACTAA
- a CDS encoding sensor histidine kinase — protein MFKLRVLTQFIRRFIVSIIVMSIINVFILGFFVFSQANQTNVMDTVNNLVKQLDISSNSAKLSNFGKKLANSKEVWIMILDSDSGEEIYEYKKPSEIPTQYNLADVAKFTRYYLNDYPVFVQIVNNKILVFGFSKDRVFRFPFDYYEKSDLHSLFILAFFLLGINCLYLLIIYTYSTRLVQRKITPLVLAIKKLPEGLSGSVSTQDELKQLTEAINIADKKLKEGELFKENWISGIAHDIKTPLSVITSNASLIRSDTVDKNQLRRLRSILNESYYIQNTVNDLNIFARLTNSQFTLKLESVKIIPFFKEIIIQIINQEVWENINFSFEFDDELQNSKISIEKNLISRVVHNIIYNSILHNPEDPEGCNVNISLHRDKEFLIITIEDDGIGIANDKLLSIYDSNKIIEEFDISGIRRHGMGLKISKQIIEVHEGTFKVESKENQFFKVIINLPLEHDNY, from the coding sequence ATGTTTAAACTACGTGTATTAACACAATTTATTAGACGTTTTATTGTTTCAATCATAGTCATGTCCATAATAAACGTTTTTATTCTAGGATTTTTTGTTTTTAGTCAAGCAAATCAAACTAATGTGATGGACACAGTGAATAATCTAGTCAAACAACTTGATATCAGTTCTAATTCTGCCAAATTATCTAACTTTGGGAAAAAATTAGCTAATTCTAAAGAGGTATGGATTATGATTTTAGACTCTGATAGTGGCGAGGAAATCTATGAATATAAAAAGCCAAGTGAAATCCCGACACAATATAACCTAGCTGACGTCGCTAAGTTTACACGTTATTATTTAAATGATTACCCCGTATTCGTACAAATTGTTAATAATAAGATCCTTGTTTTTGGATTTTCAAAAGATAGAGTTTTTAGATTTCCTTTCGATTATTATGAAAAATCCGACCTTCATAGCTTATTTATTTTAGCTTTTTTTCTACTTGGAATAAATTGTCTGTATCTATTAATTATTTATACCTACAGTACTAGATTAGTCCAACGTAAGATTACTCCTTTAGTTTTAGCGATTAAAAAATTACCAGAAGGGCTTAGTGGTTCTGTTTCAACTCAAGATGAGCTAAAACAATTAACGGAAGCTATAAATATTGCTGACAAAAAACTAAAAGAAGGTGAACTTTTTAAAGAAAATTGGATTTCTGGTATCGCACATGATATAAAAACCCCTCTTTCCGTCATTACTTCAAATGCTTCTCTTATTAGATCTGATACAGTGGATAAAAATCAATTAAGACGTTTACGTTCCATACTTAATGAGAGTTATTATATTCAAAATACTGTAAATGACTTAAATATTTTTGCCAGATTAACTAATAGCCAGTTCACTCTGAAATTAGAATCAGTCAAAATAATTCCATTCTTCAAGGAGATCATTATACAAATAATAAATCAAGAAGTTTGGGAAAATATAAATTTTTCATTTGAATTTGATGATGAACTTCAAAATAGTAAAATCTCAATTGAAAAAAACTTAATTTCACGTGTAGTTCATAATATTATCTATAACTCTATTCTCCATAATCCTGAGGATCCTGAGGGCTGTAATGTGAATATTAGTCTACACAGAGATAAAGAATTTTTAATAATTACAATTGAGGATGATGGCATCGGCATAGCAAATGATAAACTATTATCAATTTATGATAGTAATAAAATCATTGAAGAATTTGACATTTCAGGAATTAGACGACACGGTATGGGATTAAAAATCTCAAAACAAATTATTGAAGTTCATGAGGGAACTTTTAAAGTGGAAAGTAAAGAGAATCAATTCTTTAAAGTTATTATTAATTTACCTCTAGAACATGATAATTATTAG
- a CDS encoding response regulator transcription factor — protein sequence MDIETPFLTRKILVVDDDIALNNSIREILSVSGFKKIYSAYSISEGIESFINNSIDLIILDVMLPDGKGYLLSKYVRKNSDIPILFLTAKNEPEDEIQGLQSGGDDFVTKPFLPKILIYRIISLLRRSYKEDSNIIKLDNCIINLGNAIVEKNNEKLSLTPIEIQIVRKLYDNKNYIVSTEAICDTVWGIDSFGYEKSLMVHIRNIREKIELNPSKPQYLITVKGLGYKLMVQELVHV from the coding sequence ATGGATATAGAAACGCCTTTTTTAACTAGAAAAATATTGGTTGTTGATGATGATATTGCGTTAAACAATTCAATAAGGGAGATACTATCAGTTTCTGGTTTCAAAAAAATATATAGTGCATACAGCATCAGTGAAGGAATAGAGTCTTTTATTAATAATTCTATTGATTTGATTATATTAGATGTCATGCTTCCAGATGGGAAAGGATATTTACTATCAAAATACGTAAGAAAAAATTCTGATATTCCAATTCTTTTTCTAACAGCAAAAAATGAACCTGAAGATGAAATTCAAGGGTTACAATCTGGAGGAGATGATTTCGTGACTAAGCCTTTCCTTCCTAAAATTCTCATTTATCGCATAATTTCGCTTCTCCGTCGGTCGTACAAAGAAGACAGTAACATTATTAAATTAGATAATTGCATTATTAATTTAGGAAATGCTATTGTTGAAAAAAATAATGAAAAACTTTCTTTAACCCCAATAGAAATTCAAATCGTTCGGAAATTATATGATAATAAAAACTATATTGTATCTACAGAGGCGATTTGTGATACCGTATGGGGCATTGATAGTTTTGGATATGAAAAGTCTTTAATGGTCCATATCAGAAATATCAGAGAAAAAATCGAACTTAACCCTTCAAAGCCACAATACTTAATTACTGTTAAAGGACTCGGCTATAAACTAATGGTACAGGAGCTTGTACATGTTTAA
- a CDS encoding lacticin 481 family lantibiotic: MKSTNNQSIAEIAAVNALQEVSMEELDQIIGAGNGVVLTLTHECNLATWTKKLKCC; the protein is encoded by the coding sequence ATGAAATCAACAAATAATCAAAGTATCGCAGAAATCGCAGCAGTAAATGCACTACAAGAAGTAAGTATGGAGGAACTCGACCAAATTATTGGTGCTGGAAACGGAGTAGTACTTACTCTTACTCACGAATGTAACCTAGCAACTTGGACTAAAAAACTAAAATGTTGTTAA
- a CDS encoding cysteine peptidase family C39 domain-containing protein, producing the protein MLLNDLGYKVPLYEVYERDSLPADGLSVSYLLTLNKKFNVDMKAYKANFDEVVSLIRARGNNRMIVHWNNDHFVVLEKITKNYIKIVDPAIGRIKFSKEEFLEHYSGTVITVFPTVDFHRQKVKTLFFKYFKNTLDVRVIFSFLISLLLIEISILLFSIVIRNMMAGDLKFISSLLLLFTIMLLQVVGYYIKNFALEKYNSNFDKSYTTILFKRLLNKPLLYFRNHTNGSVSEKISFRTTLRDSVASKLIPSIISLVSSFVIFIYLAIISFRLTIILVSMIVLYSLISSVLYHKQNEYNQSYLQYLIDFNSDFQSDLEDIDYIKVMRNERGTEDRWIKNNDRLTSKYFQILKVENFVQLFGSIFSYFSLSVIILAVIYNNKFFNVSIADLVLYQTSISLLISSIEQVKTSIFEIARLAIYAEKQGDILKENLPINVNFDLDSNYIIQTENLNFGYGNESLYKPVNLKISQGEKIAIIGKSGSGKSTLLLLLTGMLRYSGKITYNSEYLENYMGVVLQNMTLKKGSVLENFEYDSSDLTKLSRILVDTTADEVIAKLPNKLQSKLLKQGKNLSGGQIQKLLIAKSLLKGEKIIFWDEAFSNLDEVSKDKIYENVLLGDFYKEQTMLIVSHHLDIVNYVGSVIFINDETGEVIKSTHEDLKKNNLDYKKFICNKSV; encoded by the coding sequence ATGCTATTGAATGATTTAGGATACAAAGTACCTTTGTACGAGGTTTATGAAAGAGATTCACTTCCAGCTGATGGCTTGAGTGTTTCCTATTTACTGACTCTAAATAAAAAATTTAATGTAGATATGAAGGCGTATAAAGCTAATTTTGACGAAGTTGTAAGTCTAATACGTGCTAGAGGCAATAACAGGATGATTGTTCATTGGAATAATGATCATTTTGTCGTCCTAGAAAAAATAACCAAAAATTATATAAAAATTGTGGATCCTGCAATAGGAAGAATTAAATTTAGTAAGGAGGAATTTTTAGAGCACTATTCTGGAACGGTTATTACCGTCTTCCCGACTGTTGATTTTCATCGTCAAAAAGTGAAGACGCTATTTTTTAAATATTTTAAAAACACACTTGATGTAAGAGTAATTTTCTCTTTTTTGATTTCGCTACTTTTGATTGAAATTAGCATTTTACTATTTTCGATTGTGATAAGAAATATGATGGCTGGAGATTTAAAATTTATATCAAGCCTTCTCTTATTGTTTACTATTATGTTACTACAAGTTGTTGGATATTATATTAAGAATTTTGCGCTAGAAAAATATAATAGTAATTTTGATAAATCTTATACAACTATCTTATTTAAGAGATTACTAAATAAACCATTATTATATTTTAGAAATCATACCAATGGAAGTGTTTCTGAAAAAATCAGTTTCAGAACGACATTGAGAGATAGTGTAGCATCAAAATTAATCCCTTCAATAATAAGTCTAGTTTCATCATTTGTAATTTTTATATATTTGGCCATAATATCTTTTAGACTAACTATTATTTTGGTTTCTATGATTGTATTATATTCTTTAATATCATCTGTTTTATATCATAAGCAGAACGAATATAATCAATCCTATCTACAATACCTAATTGATTTTAACTCAGATTTTCAATCTGATCTAGAAGATATAGATTACATTAAAGTAATGAGAAATGAGAGGGGAACGGAAGATAGATGGATAAAAAATAATGATCGTTTGACAAGCAAATATTTCCAAATTTTAAAAGTTGAAAATTTTGTTCAACTTTTTGGAAGTATATTTAGCTATTTTAGTTTATCAGTTATTATTTTAGCAGTAATTTATAATAATAAATTTTTTAATGTTTCAATAGCAGATTTAGTATTATATCAAACAAGTATATCATTATTGATTTCATCTATTGAACAGGTGAAAACCTCAATTTTTGAAATAGCACGATTAGCTATATATGCCGAAAAGCAGGGGGATATACTAAAAGAAAATTTACCAATAAATGTTAATTTTGATTTAGATTCAAACTATATAATTCAGACTGAAAATTTAAACTTCGGTTATGGAAATGAATCGCTATATAAACCAGTTAATTTAAAAATTAGTCAAGGTGAAAAGATAGCAATTATAGGTAAATCAGGTAGCGGTAAATCTACATTGCTATTATTATTAACTGGCATGTTAAGATATTCTGGCAAGATTACATATAATAGTGAATATCTAGAAAACTATATGGGAGTTGTCTTGCAAAATATGACATTGAAAAAGGGAAGTGTATTAGAAAACTTTGAATATGACTCTTCTGATTTAACTAAGCTATCCAGAATACTTGTTGATACCACAGCAGATGAGGTCATTGCTAAACTTCCAAATAAATTACAATCGAAATTGTTAAAACAGGGAAAGAATCTTTCAGGAGGACAAATCCAGAAATTACTAATTGCCAAATCACTATTGAAAGGTGAAAAAATTATTTTTTGGGATGAAGCTTTTAGTAATTTGGACGAAGTGAGTAAAGATAAGATTTATGAAAATGTATTATTGGGAGATTTCTATAAGGAGCAAACAATGTTAATTGTAAGTCACCACTTGGATATTGTGAACTATGTTGGTAGTGTTATCTTTATAAATGATGAAACAGGTGAGGTCATTAAATCAACTCACGAGGATTTAAAAAAGAATAACTTGGACTACAAGAAATTTATTTGTAATAAAAGTGTCTAG
- a CDS encoding ABC transporter ATP-binding protein, with amino-acid sequence MTEVIKLKKLKKIFKGVASVDIERLTVRKGEIYGFLGPNGAGKTTTMKMILSLIEPTSGSIEVMNAPINKSNDYLKYIGSMIEEPSYYPNLTGYENLLVFQKMLGFKEENILKTLELVGLSEEKNRKKLVKAYSLGMKQRLALAFALVKEPQILLLDEPTNGLDPSGIHEIRELIIRLAKEEGLTIFISSHILSEIELIADRVGIINHGRLVYEGEIEKINANNWVEIEGKFDIEKLKNLFGDSFSNRKVEYTAKLIKIWNANNEQIANIVRSLVELDFPIFRVEHRKENLEDIFLELTKEL; translated from the coding sequence ATGACAGAAGTAATAAAACTAAAAAAATTGAAGAAAATTTTTAAAGGAGTAGCATCAGTTGATATAGAAAGACTTACAGTTAGAAAAGGGGAAATTTATGGTTTCCTTGGTCCTAATGGTGCAGGAAAAACTACGACAATGAAGATGATTCTATCATTAATTGAACCTACTTCTGGTTCAATTGAAGTAATGAACGCTCCAATTAACAAATCAAACGATTACCTAAAATATATAGGGTCAATGATTGAAGAACCTTCATACTATCCAAATTTAACAGGTTATGAAAATCTATTAGTTTTTCAAAAAATGTTAGGTTTTAAAGAAGAGAATATTTTAAAAACACTTGAACTTGTGGGATTATCAGAAGAAAAAAATAGAAAAAAATTAGTAAAAGCCTACTCTTTGGGTATGAAACAGCGTTTAGCCCTAGCATTTGCTTTAGTAAAAGAACCTCAGATATTATTATTGGATGAACCAACAAATGGATTAGATCCCTCTGGTATTCATGAGATACGTGAATTGATTATTCGTTTGGCTAAAGAGGAAGGACTAACAATTTTCATTTCTAGTCATATTCTATCTGAAATTGAGCTGATTGCTGATAGAGTTGGAATTATAAATCATGGGAGATTAGTATACGAGGGAGAAATTGAAAAAATAAATGCTAATAATTGGGTAGAGATTGAAGGAAAATTTGACATTGAAAAATTAAAAAATCTTTTTGGTGATAGTTTTAGTAATAGAAAAGTAGAATATACTGCAAAACTTATTAAAATCTGGAATGCTAATAACGAGCAAATCGCTAATATAGTCCGTTCCTTGGTTGAACTAGACTTTCCAATTTTTCGTGTAGAACATAGAAAAGAAAATCTCGAAGATATATTTTTAGAATTAACTAAGGAGTTATAA
- a CDS encoding ABC transporter permease yields MVNALQIELLKSRRTKSFIITIFLMLIGFLWNTVSTGSEINSVSYDGVSVLFNNQTMNSFFLPIAISIFTSRIVSNELEGQTFKLQESNGITLTQIFYSKLILSTVFFLILAILETVATNVFAMVNGVSVPLTITILQILGQLLSSFSLICLYLTFAMFTDKQGLLLSSGFIGGFIGLILASKSTILWTFAIPWVGCSYLSPYKFTLINNSSYLYKFDQSIYFRLLIYLIYCLLLYLLVRGIFLKKERQRK; encoded by the coding sequence ATGGTTAATGCTTTACAAATAGAATTATTGAAAAGTCGTAGGACAAAATCGTTTATTATTACAATATTCCTCATGTTAATTGGATTCTTGTGGAATACAGTTAGTACTGGTAGTGAAATTAATTCAGTAAGTTATGACGGAGTTAGTGTGCTATTTAATAATCAAACAATGAATAGCTTTTTTCTTCCCATAGCTATTAGTATTTTCACTAGCCGTATAGTTTCTAATGAACTTGAAGGACAGACATTTAAGCTACAGGAATCAAACGGAATTACATTAACTCAAATTTTTTACAGTAAATTAATTTTATCAACTGTTTTCTTTTTGATATTGGCTATTTTAGAAACAGTTGCAACGAATGTATTTGCAATGGTTAACGGAGTAAGTGTCCCTCTAACAATCACTATTCTTCAAATTTTAGGACAACTATTGTCAAGTTTCAGTCTCATTTGCCTTTATTTAACTTTCGCAATGTTTACTGATAAACAAGGCTTATTGTTATCATCAGGTTTTATAGGTGGCTTTATAGGTTTAATATTAGCATCCAAATCTACAATATTGTGGACATTCGCTATACCGTGGGTTGGCTGTTCTTATTTGTCTCCTTACAAATTTACTCTAATAAATAATTCAAGCTATCTTTATAAATTTGACCAATCAATATACTTTAGACTTTTAATATATCTAATTTATTGTTTACTGTTATATCTTCTTGTAAGAGGTATATTTTTGAAGAAAGAGAGACAAAGAAAATGA
- a CDS encoding ABC transporter permease — translation MRHYISAEWKKLNKIQLLIIGVVFVALSSFIGLGTYFANQSVLIDGTQDKVMWGQLTFYYTQILYPPMLAIFIAISLIQEFERKNLEMLRSNAVSIKKLLISKLFTVTALVIPIQFLVLIVYIVALKVANVELSSFVLLTLKWTLLSILSSLSILCIQAFAYAKTRSFGQSIGISALGAMGGFVLLFLNVNLNKFYPYSQPMIALRSRALEDFSLLELTIFIFVNLLFSVIFYRLTCYELEKRG, via the coding sequence ATGAGACATTATATTTCAGCTGAATGGAAAAAGCTGAATAAAATTCAGCTTTTAATAATTGGTGTTGTTTTTGTAGCATTATCAAGTTTTATTGGCTTAGGTACCTATTTTGCTAATCAATCAGTTTTAATTGATGGTACACAGGATAAAGTGATGTGGGGACAATTAACTTTCTATTATACTCAAATTCTTTATCCTCCAATGCTCGCAATTTTTATAGCAATATCTTTAATTCAAGAGTTTGAAAGAAAAAATTTGGAAATGTTACGTTCAAATGCAGTATCTATCAAAAAGTTACTGATAAGCAAGCTATTTACCGTTACTGCATTAGTCATTCCAATTCAATTCCTCGTACTAATTGTTTATATTGTAGCTTTAAAAGTAGCTAATGTTGAACTCTCTTCTTTTGTCCTATTAACTTTAAAATGGACACTTTTATCTATTTTGAGCTCTTTATCAATTTTATGCATACAAGCGTTTGCCTATGCTAAAACTAGAAGTTTTGGTCAATCAATTGGCATTTCAGCTTTAGGCGCTATGGGCGGGTTCGTCTTATTGTTTTTGAATGTAAACTTAAATAAATTTTACCCATATTCTCAACCTATGATAGCATTGAGAAGTAGAGCTTTAGAAGATTTTTCACTATTAGAACTTACTATTTTTATCTTTGTTAATCTTCTGTTTAGTGTGATTTTTTACAGATTAACATGTTATGAACTAGAAAAAAGAGGATGA